Proteins from one Rosa chinensis cultivar Old Blush chromosome 7, RchiOBHm-V2, whole genome shotgun sequence genomic window:
- the LOC112179113 gene encoding uncharacterized protein LOC112179113 encodes MVFRTNKSVVHRPISVACEKDRFLLDDNKLPDVLFEVLICMRSAVLPVRVGESLFLEPYYPNRFARRFGLDQSVPSSKLSFNVSKRQQCGVEDLLKAQTIMYRKNTTSRFFIPRSSRSGQCTWWYCRWWSRACTPYLELSVSKTFMTLNKRPPEKPQRVFVVQNLREISTGLKQEVKISEVEKSLRKSRDGASCSKASRARPTDERGGHKRVRLEKVVEETVVIPVKSSSNGERELDVHSPLRAEALNQVIENETIMPTICLSEASSNQALSPLSNMENSISNLLGSELPSFKKNYLIAQVVDIYTKVSSSSTPKELLVHVLDIRSSLDMLRPAIKPLKDGKLQLEAFVTAIEKMLEVADQSLDTTKVLEQKTTMDVELEECNKSKGSLESQLVGSSKELEALKATESDIIADEQRVQKRRSEYNAKRQSLEDTLQELKDSLKEHDEIGQKLQEDKAVYMAEKLPEIEQASASYKLEIEAYQNLFDSLFPLFHVCTTSVQT; translated from the coding sequence ATGGTTTTCAGGACCAACAAATCTGTCGTGCATCGCCCTATCTCTGTAGCCTGTGAAAAAGACCGTTTTTTGCTTGATGACAACAAATTGCCTGATGTGTTATTTGAGGTCCTCATCTGTATGCGTTCTGCAGTGCTTCCTGTGCGAGTTGGCGAGAGTCTTTTCCTTGAGCCCTATTATCCAAACAGGTTTGCTCGTCGATTTGGTCTTGATCAGAGTGTTCCCTCTAGCAAGCTATCCTTTAATGTTTCTAAAAGGCAGCAATGTGGTGTTGAGGATCTGCTGAAAGCACAGACTATCATGTATAGGAAGAACACTACCTCTCGTTTCTTTATCCCACGCTCTTCTCGTTCTGGACAGTGTACATGGTGGTACTGCAGGTGGTGGTCAAGAGCTTGTACTCCTTACTTGGAGCTATCGGTGTCCAAAACCTTCATGACTTTGAATAAGCGCCCTCCCGAAAAGCCACAACGTGTTTTCGTTGTGCAGAACTTGAGAGAAATTTCTACTGGTTTGAAACAAGAGGTTAAAATCTCAGAGGTGGAAAAGTCTCTTCGAAAATCTCGTGATGGAGCTTCTTGTTCTAAGGCCAGTAGGGCTCGTCCCACAGATGAACGTGGTGGGCACAAAAGAGTTAGACTTGAAAAGGTAGTTGAAGAGACTGTCGTTATCCCAGTGAAGTCTTCTTCAAATGGTGAGCGTGAGTTGGATGTTCACAGTCCTTTGAGAGCGGAAGCTCTAAATCAGGTCATTGAGAATGAAACGATTATGCCAACCATCTGTTTGAGTGAAGCTTCTTCAAACCAGGCTCTGTCACCATTGTCAAATATGGAGAACTCCATATCTAATTTGCTTGGTTCAGAACTGCCGTCCTTCAAGAAGAATTACCTCATTGCTCAGGTTGTAGACATTTACACTAAAGTTTCTTCATCTTCGACGCCAAAGGAGCTATTAGTCCATGTTTTGGACATCAGATCAAGTCTTGACATGCTTCGCCCTGCAATTAAGCCTCTAAAAGATGGAAAGCTGCAACTTGAAGCGTTTGTAACTGCTATTGAGAAGATGCTAGAGGTGGCGGACCAGTCGTTAGATACTACTAAGGTCCTTGAGCAGAAAACTACCATGGATGTTGAACTTGAGGAGTGTAATAAATCCAAGGGAAGTTTAGAGTCTCAGCTTGTGGGATCTTCCAAAGAGCTTGAAGCCTTGAAAGCCACGGAATCTGATATCATAGCAGATGAGCAGCGTGTTCAGAAGAGGCGATCAGAATATAATGCTAAGAGACAATCTCTTGAAGATACTCTGCAGGAACTGAAGGATTCCTTGAAAGAGCATGATGAAATAGGCCAAAAGCTTCAAGAAGACAAAGCTGTTTATATGGCGGAGAAACTTCCTGAGATTGAGCAGGCTTCGGCTTCATATAAGTTGGAAATAGAGGCGTATCAGAACCTGTTCGATTCTTTGTTCCCATTATTCCATGTGTGCACCACCTCAGTACAGACTTGA